The DNA segment TTAAACGCGAAAGCGTGTCATCATCAGTCGTTGATACAGTCAAAGACTCAATATTGTAACCACGTTGTGAAAACAAACCAACGATTCGTGACAAAGCACCTGATTCATTTTCTGTTAATACTGAAATTATACGTCTCATGAAGTGGTTTTCTCCGTCTTACTTAAATACATATCGTCCATTGCGCCATATTTAATTTGCATCGGATATACATGCTCTTCTGGATCAATAATAATATCCATGAATACAACACGATTTTTATTTTCTTCCGAGAAGCACTCAGCAAAAGCTTTATCCAAATTTTCAGGTTTACTCACCTGAATACCAACGTGATGATAAGCTTCTGCTAACTTAACAAAATCAGGCATAGACTCCATATAAGAGTGAGAATGACGGCCATCATAGAACATTTTCTGCCACTGTTTAACCATGCCTAGCGCACCATTATTCAAGGTGATAATCTTCACGGCAATACCGTATTGCAGACAGGTAGATAATTCTTGAATGTTCATTTGAATAGAACCATCACCAGTAATACAACATACTATCTTTTCTGGGTTGGCAATTTTAGCGCCCATAGCTGCAGGAAAACCAAAGCCCATAGTCCCAAGACCGCCGGAGTTGATCCATTGGCGTGGTTTATCGTACGGGTAATACAAGGCACCAAACATTTGATGTTGGCCTACATCCGAGGTAATAATCGCTTTACCCTCTGTATGTTTATATAAGCCTTCGATAACCGCTTGCGGTTTAATTGACAACCCTGTTTCATAGCTAAGGCATTTTTTAGTACGCCAGCTATCAATTTGTTTCCACCAAGCAGCACGTTCTTCTTCGTTCGCGGTAACATCCAACTCTTCAATAACCTCAAGCATCTGCTCAACAACCACTTCGATAGAACCAACAATGGGAATATCAGCGTGTACTGTTTTAGAGATTGATGTTGGGTCGATATCAACATGAATTATTTTTGCTTCAGGACAAAATTTATCAATGGCATTGGTGACACGATCATCAAAACGTGCGCCTAAACAAATAATAAGATCTGAGTTATGCATGGTTTTGTTCGCTTCAAATGTACCATGCATACCTAACATACCGACATTCTGTGAATGCGTACCAGGAAAGATACCCAGACCCATCAAAGTATTCGTTACCGGTAGGTTTAACTGTTCTGCAAATTTAAGTACTTGTGTTTCAGCATTCGCAATTACCGCGCCGCCACCAACATAAAGTACTGGTTTTTTAGCCGTTGCAATCGCTTTAACGGCTTTACGTACTTGTCCTTTATGACCCGATGTAACCGGGTTATATGATCGCATAGACACGCTTTCAGGATATTTGTACGGAAATTTAGCTAACGGGTTTTGCGTATCTTTTGGTAAATCGATTACCACAGGTCCAGGACGACCTGTTGACGCGATATAATACGCTTTTTTGATCGCTTCTGGGATCTCAGAAGCTGTTTTACATAAAAAACTGTGTTTTACAACAGGGCGAGATACCCCCATCATGTCCGTTTCCTGGAATGCATCGTTACCGATCATTGACGTAGGAACCTGACCCGATAAGACAACCAGCGGAATCGAATCCATATACGCAGTAGCAATACCAGTAATACAGTTTGTCGCCCCCGGTCCTGATGTAACTAGGACGGTACCAACTTTCCCTGTTGAACGTGCATAACCATCTGCAGCATGCACTGCAGCTTGCTCATGCCGGACTAAAAAATGTTCAATTTTACTTGATTCGAATAACGCATCATAAATATCAAGAACAGAGCCACCAGGATAACCGAAGATATGCTCAATACCCTCATCTTCCAGTGAGCGGATTACCATTTCGGCACCAGACAACATTTCCATAAGCAGGCCCTCCCGGCCCATTTCCTAATTCTAGTTTGACAACTGTCGACATTATAACCAATTAGTTACAAGTTTAAACTTCCCATTGAATTAGATTTAACTTTATTTTTATTGGTTTATTCATTAAAATTAACAAAATAAAATCATCTTTAAAAGCAATATAAGAAATTAAATATTAAAAAAATTCATCATCATTACTTAGAACGATATATTTCGGCTGGAAATGAGGAGACAACAAAGAGGCGCACACCAGCAACACATTGATTTAGAATAAAAAATATCGCCCACGGTAAGTTACCCATGTGATAACACTCCGCTATTTTAAAACAAACAATTTCTCGAATAACGATATAATTAACTATGCTGATGGCTGGTCAATCATTTTAGTCGCAGGATTTTCATTTCGATTCGCCAACCACATATGTAACGTTGATAACGACATAGGTTTTGCGTACCAGTATCCCTGTACCTTAAAACAACCTTGTTTAAGTAAGAATTCTGCTTGCCCTGGATGCTCAATGCCCTCACCCAGCAACTCTAAGTTTAAAGCCTCACCCATAGCACAAATACCTTTCACTATTTTTTGACTACGCTCCGAGTCAACGACACCTTCAATAAAGCTACGGTCCAACTTAATACCATAGAACTTAAATTTATGCAGATAGCTAAATGAAGAATAACCCGTGCCAAAATCATCAATCCATAACTTGATACCTAAATTATTTAATTCGCGTAATACGCGCAAGTTATCACTATCTGCATTCATTAATGTGGTTTCAGTTATCTCAAAATGGATCTGGGCTGGGGATAAAGAGTAACTCGCTAAAATACTTCTGACATTATGTACAAAGGCATTATCCGCAAGTTGTTGTGGGGCGATATTGATCGCAATGAAATACTCAGGATTGTGGATCTGTAATAACGCTAAATCACTGCAAGCTTGTTTAATGATCCATTGACCTATAGGCACGATAAGACCCGTTTGTTCAGTCACAGGAATAAAGTCATCGGGGGGGACTAAACCACGAACAGGATGATTCCAACGAATTAACGCTTCAAAGCCTAACTCTGTTTCTGTTGATATATCAATGATAGGTTGATAATAAATTTCAAATTCACCATTGATAATCGCCTGATTAAGTTCTTGCTCAAGATGGACTCGGTATTCCAATTCTCGCATGTACTCAGGTTTAAAAAAAGCCACACCATGCTTGCCTGACTCTTTGACTTTATACATCGCCATATCCGCTTTTTTCAATAATGAGTCACTGCACGTACCATGCTCAGGACTGATACTGACACCGATGCTGACACCGATAACGATACTCTTATCAGACAATTCAATTTTACGACGAATATTTTTCAGCAATTGGTTCAAGATAGGCGCGATATTTTCAGCATCTGAAAAACCCATTATTAATATGGCAAATTCGTCGCCACCAATACGAAAGATATCGGTTTTATACATGTTAGGTTGCAGCGGGTAACCTAACGATAATTTAATGCGTTGCGCGATAATAGCGATGACTTGATCGCCGACATTATGACCTAAAGTATCATTGATATCTTTAAGATCGTCGAGATCCAAAATACATAACGCAGTATTACCTTGCCCTTCTGCCATTCTGCTATCGAGCATTTCTAGAAATTTAAATCGATTGGCTAATCCAGTGCAATTATCTAAATATACCGATAAATCCAGCGCTACAAGTCGCCCTTGTAAGCGGGATAACTCCAAATTAGCTTTTCGCAGACTCTTCCTGTAGTTATTTGTTTTATAGATACAAATAACACTAATGACGCTGACAAAAATAGTAATGATGACGGAAGTAGGCGTTAAGATGATCGTATGGCGTAATGCTAATAACAAGAACCAGATTGCATCACTCGAAAACGCGAAAAGATAGATACAAAAAAACAGTGCTAGCGAGCTACCAACCGCAATGAAGGTAAGAACAATTTTACGCCATTGATGTGAAATATTCCCGGTATTGAACTTGTCCATAATTAGCACTATCCATTGTGACCAATCTACTTAATTCATATTCAATTAAGATTAGTGCAGATCAATAACAATGGGGTGAATATTTTACTCGGCTCAGTCATAAATAGAAAAAAGTGCTAGGGCAGTAAAGGTTCACTCAGTGATCAATGTAATCTAGACATAATAATCCCGTTGTAAGTCACCTTAAAAGTGCATAACGGGATTATTATGCTAGTAAAAAAACTTAATGTTTTATATTTTTTCCTTTTTTAACAGTGCTATACATACTTTCGATCAAGCTACTGTAGCGCTGTTGAATCACTTTACGTTTTAACTTAAGCGTCGGTGTTAGCTCACCTTTTTCATTGGTAAACGGTGATGCCATGAGCTTAAATTTCTTCACTTGCTCAAATTTAGCCAGCTCTTTCTGCATTTCTTTAACACGTTCATCAAGCAATTCAACTATCTTAGTATGCTTAAGTAATTCAACATACGATTCGTATTTTAGATTCAGTGTTTTAGCATATTCTTCAATTGCTTCTTGTGCAGGCACAATCAAGGCCGAGGCATATTTTCTGGCATCCGCAAATACGGCCACTTGTTCAATGAAACGATCACGACCTAACGTACCTTCGATTAATTGTGGGGCAATATATTTACCACACTCAGTTTTCATTAAATCTTTCAAACGGTCGGTAATATACAAGTAGCCATTTTCATCAATCGCCCCTGCATCACCCGTTTTCAACCATTCACCGTCAAAGGTTTTTGCCGTTTCTTCTGGCTTGTTGAAGTAACCGCGCATGACAGTCGGGCTTTTAATCAAGATCTCGTTTTCAGCGCCCAGTTTCACTTCAATACCCGGTAACACCGAACCAATCGATCCGAGTTTAAAGTCTTTCGAATAACAGCTCACTGTCGCCACAGTTTCTGTCATGCCGTAGCCATATTTAATATGGATACCGATTGCTTGGAAAAATAAGTTAACTTCATCGTCGAGTTTCGCACCCGAACAAGGGAAGAAGCGTACCTTGCCACCAAATACAGCGCGCAATTTAGTAAATACCAATTTATCCGCGATCGCATGTTGCAGTTGCAATAATGGCGACACAGACGTACCCGCTTGTTGTGCTTCAAAGCGTTGCTTACCGACGCGAACAGCCCAATGAAATAATTTTTTACGTGCTGCTGGGGCATTCTCAACTTTATTCATAATGGTGGTATGAATTTTTTCATACAGACGTGGTACCGCACACATCACAGTAGGCTTAGTATCTGTTAAGGCTTTTTGAATGCGCGCAGGATCTTTCAGGTAAGTATTTTCGGCCCCCCATAACAATGCATTAAACGTCCAAATACGTTCAAAAACATGGCTTAACGGTAAGAATGCTAATGAAACATCATTTTCTTCTAAACGCGTTTCGGACTCATTCGCTGCTAATGCAGCTTGAATGTTAGCATAATCAAGCATCACGCCTTTCGGTTCACCAGTGGTGCCAGAGGTATAAATTAAGGTAACAAGATCATCTGACCTGGCTTGTTCAATACGCTGTGAGAGCGCTATCGATGATGGGCTATTAGGTGTGAACGCTAGCATATCGGCATAAGCAACAACACGAGGATCATCAGGTAAATTAACGCCCGAAGAAAAAACAATAAGGGACTGCAGCGATTCACATTTATCAAGTAATGGTAAGGCGAGTTTTAATTCCGCTTTATCACCAATAAACATGCAGGTAATATTGGCATCATTAATTATATATTCAGCTTGTGATGAAGTACTGCTTGGATAAAGTGGTACCGAAACGGCACGACACTGCTGCAGAGCGAGATCGGCAATCGTCCATTCTGGTAAATTATTTGACCAAATACCCACGTTTTCCTGAACTTTAAGTCCACGATCAAGTAAGTTATTTGCCAAACCTTCGATACGTTCACCCATCTGCTTCCAGCTAACGCGATCCCAACCAGTTTTGGTTTTACTCTTCAGGGCTGTTTTATCTTGATATTGCTCAATCCTCGCAAGGATCTGATTTACAAAATGCTGACTCATGTCTATTTCTCATGTTAATTCGGGCGCAAACGAAACTCGGCTTACACTTGTAAGCCAGAGAGGGTAGCCTGTAAAATTTCATTTGTAAAATAAATGAATATTTTATAACCTATTTAACACTTAACCATCCAATAATAGCGTCATTTTAGTTATAAACTGGGGGTTTAACCACAAGTTACAACTTATTTAGTCATTACGCTCGAAAATAATAAGTTAAGTGTCGCTAGTGACTGGCTAAATGCGACCAACTGTCTAATGGTTCATCACAGTCTCTTTCAACTAAAGATATATCAATCCCCATATCGGTTAATTCTTTCAGTGTTAGGTCATCTGCAAGCTCAACCATCTCGCCTTGTTCATTTTTAAATAACATATCTCACTCCACGATAAAAAACCTAATTTAAGTGTGGCATAGATCAAAGAAAGGTCTAATTTAGCTATGTGATAAAAGTAATATTGCCACGCTGGTCTTACGGCTTGGCTATATTGTGTATCTGCCAGTAGCTGGGGACAAATCAATTGACAAAAAACAGCCAAGCCTGTAATGATTAATGCATAAAATTAATTTATACATATAGATGGCTAAAGCGAGTCTATATAACGGCAAATTGAAGGATTCATAATGTCAGACCAGGTTATTATTTTTGATACGACCTTAAGGGATGGAGAGCAAGCATTATCTGCAAGCTTAACCGTAAAAGAAAAATTACAAATCGCCTTTGCACTTGAGCGCCTAGGTGTTGATGTAATGGAAGTTGGTTTTCCAATTTCATCACCTGGTGATTTTGAATCCGTGCAGACGATTGCACGTAATATTAAAAATAGTCGTGTTTGCGCCCTTTCTCGCGCGCTTGAAAAAGATATTGACGCTGCAGCCCAAGCACTGTCAGTTGCGAAATACTTCCGTATTCATACCTTTATTTCGACATCAGATATTCATGTTAAAAGTAAATTAAAACGTAGCTTTAACGATGTGCTCCAGATGGGTTGCCACGCGATTAAACATGCCCGTCGTTATACTGATGACGTTGAGTTTTCTTGTGAAGATGCCGGCCGTACCCCAATCGATAATCTATGTCGTATGGTTGAAGAAGCCATTAAAGCCGGTGCCACCACGATTAACATTCCAGATACCGTTGGTTATACCGTGCCATCGCAATTCGGCGGCATCATCACCGACTTATTCAATCGCGTGCCAAATATTGATAAAGCCGTGATCTCGGTACATTGTCATGATGACCTTGGCTTATCGGTAGCGAACTCCATTGCGGCCATAGAGCAAGGTGCTCGTCAAATCGAATGTACCATCAATGGTATTGGTGAACGCGCAGGTAACTGTTCATTAGAAGAAATAGCCATGATCTTGCACACACGCCAAGATTTATTAGGTAAAACCACCAATATTAACGCACAAGAAATTTACCGAACCAGCCAGCTAGTCAGCCAACTCTGCAACATGCCAGTACAGGCTAATAAAGCCATTGTGGGTGCTAATGCATTTTCACATTCTTCAGGTATTCATCAGGATGGCGTGCTGAAAGCAAAAAATACTTACGAAATTATCACCCCAGAAAGTATTGGTCTAACCCAAAACAAGTTAAATCTAACCTCACGTTCTGGTCGTCATGTGATCAAACATCGTATGGCAGAGCTGGGCTATACTGCTAATGATTATGATCTTGAAGAGCTGTATGAAAGCTTCTTACAACTGGCGGATAAAAAGGGCCAAATATTCGATTATGACCTTGAAGCATTAATCTTCTTTAATAATTTGCACGAAGATGAAGCACATTTTAAATTAGATTATCTCAGTGTTCAGTCTGGTTCCGGCGTGAAAGCAACCGCAACAATTAGCTTAATTTCACAATTAGAAACAACGGATGAATCTCGTACAGACACTGAAGCGGCGATAGGTAATGGTCCAGTTGATGCAGTTTATAAATGTTTAAGTCGTATTTCTGGCTTCGATATCGATATTGCCGATTATCACATCACAGCCAAAGGCGAAGGTAAAGACGCACTGGGTCAAGTCGATATTGTCGCAACGTATGAAGGCCGTAAGTTCCACGGTATCGGCTTAGCCACCGATATCATCGAATCGTCGGCGCTGGCTTATGTCCACGTAATGAATAATATCCATCGCGCCAATGCGGTAGAACAACAGAAACTTAAAAAACAACATCAATAATATAGGAAAGGCGGCTAAGCATGACTGTAACAAAACACAATATTGCGGTATTACCAGGTGATGGTATCGGTCCAGAAGTAATGGCGGAAGCAATTAAAGTACTTGCTGCTGTACAAAGTAAGTTTAATTTAGAATTTACCTATGATTTTAATGATGTTGGTGGTATTGCGATCGATAACCACGGTACACCATTACCAACAAGCACACTAACGGCGTGTGAAAATTCAGATGCGATCTTATTCGGCTCTGTCGGTGGCCCAAAATGGGAAGGACTACCACCACAAGAACAGCCTGAACGAGGCGCATTATTACCATTGCGAGGGCATTTCAAACTATTTTGTAATCTACGTCCAGCTAAAATTTATGCTGGTTTAGAAAAATTTTCACCACTGCGTGAAGACATCTCAAGCAATGGTTTTGACGTAGTTGTCGTGCGTGAATTAACTGGCGGTATCTACTTCGGCTTACCAAAAGGTAATAAAGGCGAAGGCGCTGACGAAACTGGTTTTGATACCATGCTTTATAGCCGTGCTGAAGTTGAACGTATTGCTCGTATTGCCTTTGAAGCGGCAAAACTACGCGGTAAAAAAGTAACGTCGGTTGATAAAGCTAACGTACTCGCGACCTCTGTATTATGGCGTAAAGTGGTCATTGAAATTGCCCAAGAATACCCAGAAGTTGAACTAGAACATATCTATGTCGACAACGCAGCAATGCAGTTAATCAAAGACCCATCGCAATTTGATGTGCTGCTTTGTGGCAACTTATTCGGTGATATCATTTCTGATGAATGTGCAATGATCACTGGCTCTATGGGCATGTTGCCATCAGCAAGTATGAACGATTCTGACTTTGGTTTATACGAACCAGCAGGTGGTTCCGCACCCGATATCGCCGGTAAAGGTATTGCCAATCCAATTGCTCAAATCTTATCTGCTGCAATGATGTTACGTTATTCACTAAAACAAGAAGAAGCGGCACAAGCGATTGAACAAGCAGTTTCATTTGTATTAGAAGAAGGTTATGCGACCGGCGATCTACACAGTGCTGCGAATGCGAAACCAGTGCAAAACACAGTACAAATGGGTGATTTAATTGCCGCTAAAATTGGCGCTTAATTAGCACCACATTAACCATCTAGTTAACTTATCTATACATATCTGCGATTAAAGTAACCGGTTATAACAACAAGGCCGATAGTGAAAATACACTATCGGCCTTGTTGTAGGAGCGTAATTACATCTCGTTGAATTACTGGCGCGAATATAAGTCCCTCAGGCTAAGTCAAACTGGTAAATTCGACCCCTATTTGATAATTATCACCACAATTATCGATACGAGTTACCTTTGCTTCGGCTTGTAACGGCGGGACGCGGGTATCGCCAGTCGGTAGAAAAATACTCACGCTATCGTTTAAAGAAAAATAATTTTCAGATATATCTAACGACATGCCACTCGCGCTTAAATCACGACAGATAGCAGTAATATTACGCTCTTCATCCGTCACCTGCACCGGTGAATCGATTAACATTCGGTGATAACTACGTCGTTCCAAATTAGCTTTTAGCACATCAATATCCCTCTTATGACTCTAATTTATAAATGTTGATTAGTTAATTTATCAATTCTGAGAAAAATATAAATCATTCAAATATCTAAATGATCCGTTTATTTTTTGAGTATAGTCATCATTTATTCACTCGGTTCACGCCAAGTAAAATTATGCGATCCAGATTGCTTTTTTCACGATACAAAATTCACTAGCACTTTAGAACAAATAAAAATACAATGGAGGTTCACTCATCGGGGTGCTGCTCGACTTTTTGTTAAAAAGTCACACTGGCTGAGATAACACCCGTAATAACTTGAACCAGATAATGCTGGCATAGGAATGAGATTCGACCAACTGAGTCATAAGTTCTATGCTTCACATTCTAGGAGTATCCGTGAAGCACACGATCAAAAAACTAGCACTTTGCACTGCCCTACTTTTACCTTCGCTGTCATTACAAGTCGCTCACGCCGCTGACAAACCAGTATTAAATATTTATACCTACGATTCATTTGCATCCGATTGGGGCCCAGGTCCAAAAATAAAAACTGCGTTTGAAGCCGAGTGTAATTGCGAACTTAATTTAGTCGCACTCGAAGATGGGGTCAGTATTCTGAATCGTGTCAAACTGGAAGGTAAATACACCAAGGCTGATGTATTATTAGGCTTAGACAACAACCTGATGGCTGAAGCAGTAAAAACCAACCTGCTTGCACCTCATCAGCAAGATACCAGTAATTTATCACTGCCAAACGAATGGACGAATAAGTACTTTGTTCCATTCGATTACGGTCACTTTGCATTTATCTACGACAGTGAAAAGCTGGCCAATCCACCAGCGAGTTTAGCTGAATTAGTTGAACGTAAAGATCTGAGCATTATCTATCAAGATCCACGCACCAGCACCCCAGGCCTTGGTTTCATGTTATGGGTAAAAGCCGTTTATGGTGACGAAGCACCGCAAGCATGGCAACAGATCGCAGCTAAAACAGTCACCATCACCAAAGGCTGGAGCCAAGCTTACGGCATGTTCTTGAAAGGCGAAGCGGACATGGTATTAAGCTATACTACGTCACCGGCTTATCACATGGTTGCCGAGCAAGAATTTAAGTATAAAGCCGCAGAATTCAGTGAAGGTCATTATCAACAAACAGAGGTGGTTGCCCGTTTGAAAGATGCCGCCAATCCAGAATTAGCCGATCAATTCATGGCGTTCGTACTTACCCCTGCATTCCAAGACGTGATAGCAACAGGTAACTGGATGCTACCAGCAAAACAAGCGGCGGCACTGCCAAGCGAGTTCGAACAATTAATTAGCCCCGCAAAAACCCTCGAGTTCACACCAGAAGAAGTGGCTCAATCACGTAAATCTTGGGTGAAGGAATGGCGTAACGCTGTTACCCAATAATTAGTCCATAATGAGTAAATAATTAATCAAAAATTATGATCGCGAATTCGCATAAATACTGGTGGTGTAGCGCAGTGCTCGCCATCAGCATCATTTTAATTCTAGTGGGTGGTAGTTTTACTGCCCTACTTAATTTTTCACAAACCGAGTTAGACTTCAGCAGTGTGCTGGCGGACTCGTACACCCAACATGTCATTCGCTTTAGTTTTTACCAAGCGGCCTTATCAACGGGCTTGAGTATTGGTTTAGCGATCCCGTTAGCACGCGCGTTCTCGCGTCGAGAGTTCGCGGGTAAACAAATGATCATCAAACTGTTTAACTTATCACTGGTACTGCCCATTATCATTGCCATCTTTGGTATTATTACTGTGCACGGTAAAAGTGGGTGGGTTAATCAACTACTCGGATTTTTTAACATAGAAACCGGCCATTATATTTATGGCTTAACCGGTATTCTGCTTGCCCATTTATTTTTTAATGTGCCGTTAGCCACCCGTATTTTATTACAAACATTAGATTCCATTCCCAGTGAATCTTGGCGTTTAGCCAGTCAACTTAACTTACAATCTCGGCACATCTTTATCACCTTAGAATGGCCAAAGATAAAACAACAATTACCCTCGTTAATCAGTCTTATTTTTATGCTGTGCTTTACCAGTTTCGCGATTGTCATGTCGCTCGGCGGTGGGCCTAATTACGCCACACTTGAAGTCGCCATCTACCAAGCACTTAAATTTGAATTTGATATCGAGCAAGCCGTGGCCTTGGCGATCATCCAAGTCGCGATCACCGTGGCGTTAATGCTTTTTAGTGCGGTATTTTTAAAGTCACAACCTATGTCAGCACCATCCGGTAATTATTTTCGTCGCCCCGACTGCCACACGCTAAGCAGTAAAATTGGTGATGCGATCAGCTTTATTTTAGCCAGCTGTTTATTAGCACCACCGATACTGGCTATTTTTATCAGTGGCATCAACAACAAGACTCTCGCCGTTCTTAGCGATCCTATGTTATGGCAAGCCACAGGTATCTCACTACAAATAGCCCTGAGCTCGGGTTTATTAAGTTTGTTACTGGCCTGCTCAATTTTATTCTCGACACGCATATTAAAAGTACGCTTTAAGCTCATGGCATTAGCGTATGGCATCGAAAATATTGGCGCTATTATTTTAGTGGTACCAGCACTGG comes from the Moritella yayanosii genome and includes:
- a CDS encoding acetolactate synthase 3 large subunit — translated: MEMLSGAEMVIRSLEDEGIEHIFGYPGGSVLDIYDALFESSKIEHFLVRHEQAAVHAADGYARSTGKVGTVLVTSGPGATNCITGIATAYMDSIPLVVLSGQVPTSMIGNDAFQETDMMGVSRPVVKHSFLCKTASEIPEAIKKAYYIASTGRPGPVVIDLPKDTQNPLAKFPYKYPESVSMRSYNPVTSGHKGQVRKAVKAIATAKKPVLYVGGGAVIANAETQVLKFAEQLNLPVTNTLMGLGIFPGTHSQNVGMLGMHGTFEANKTMHNSDLIICLGARFDDRVTNAIDKFCPEAKIIHVDIDPTSISKTVHADIPIVGSIEVVVEQMLEVIEELDVTANEEERAAWWKQIDSWRTKKCLSYETGLSIKPQAVIEGLYKHTEGKAIITSDVGQHQMFGALYYPYDKPRQWINSGGLGTMGFGFPAAMGAKIANPEKIVCCITGDGSIQMNIQELSTCLQYGIAVKIITLNNGALGMVKQWQKMFYDGRHSHSYMESMPDFVKLAEAYHHVGIQVSKPENLDKAFAECFSEENKNRVVFMDIIIDPEEHVYPMQIKYGAMDDMYLSKTEKTTS
- a CDS encoding putative bifunctional diguanylate cyclase/phosphodiesterase, with translation MDKFNTGNISHQWRKIVLTFIAVGSSLALFFCIYLFAFSSDAIWFLLLALRHTIILTPTSVIITIFVSVISVICIYKTNNYRKSLRKANLELSRLQGRLVALDLSVYLDNCTGLANRFKFLEMLDSRMAEGQGNTALCILDLDDLKDINDTLGHNVGDQVIAIIAQRIKLSLGYPLQPNMYKTDIFRIGGDEFAILIMGFSDAENIAPILNQLLKNIRRKIELSDKSIVIGVSIGVSISPEHGTCSDSLLKKADMAMYKVKESGKHGVAFFKPEYMRELEYRVHLEQELNQAIINGEFEIYYQPIIDISTETELGFEALIRWNHPVRGLVPPDDFIPVTEQTGLIVPIGQWIIKQACSDLALLQIHNPEYFIAINIAPQQLADNAFVHNVRSILASYSLSPAQIHFEITETTLMNADSDNLRVLRELNNLGIKLWIDDFGTGYSSFSYLHKFKFYGIKLDRSFIEGVVDSERSQKIVKGICAMGEALNLELLGEGIEHPGQAEFLLKQGCFKVQGYWYAKPMSLSTLHMWLANRNENPATKMIDQPSA
- a CDS encoding AMP-dependent synthetase/ligase yields the protein MSQHFVNQILARIEQYQDKTALKSKTKTGWDRVSWKQMGERIEGLANNLLDRGLKVQENVGIWSNNLPEWTIADLALQQCRAVSVPLYPSSTSSQAEYIINDANITCMFIGDKAELKLALPLLDKCESLQSLIVFSSGVNLPDDPRVVAYADMLAFTPNSPSSIALSQRIEQARSDDLVTLIYTSGTTGEPKGVMLDYANIQAALAANESETRLEENDVSLAFLPLSHVFERIWTFNALLWGAENTYLKDPARIQKALTDTKPTVMCAVPRLYEKIHTTIMNKVENAPAARKKLFHWAVRVGKQRFEAQQAGTSVSPLLQLQHAIADKLVFTKLRAVFGGKVRFFPCSGAKLDDEVNLFFQAIGIHIKYGYGMTETVATVSCYSKDFKLGSIGSVLPGIEVKLGAENEILIKSPTVMRGYFNKPEETAKTFDGEWLKTGDAGAIDENGYLYITDRLKDLMKTECGKYIAPQLIEGTLGRDRFIEQVAVFADARKYASALIVPAQEAIEEYAKTLNLKYESYVELLKHTKIVELLDERVKEMQKELAKFEQVKKFKLMASPFTNEKGELTPTLKLKRKVIQQRYSSLIESMYSTVKKGKNIKH
- a CDS encoding 2-isopropylmalate synthase, producing the protein MLFKNEQGEMVELADDLTLKELTDMGIDISLVERDCDEPLDSWSHLASH
- the leuA gene encoding 2-isopropylmalate synthase, whose protein sequence is MSDQVIIFDTTLRDGEQALSASLTVKEKLQIAFALERLGVDVMEVGFPISSPGDFESVQTIARNIKNSRVCALSRALEKDIDAAAQALSVAKYFRIHTFISTSDIHVKSKLKRSFNDVLQMGCHAIKHARRYTDDVEFSCEDAGRTPIDNLCRMVEEAIKAGATTINIPDTVGYTVPSQFGGIITDLFNRVPNIDKAVISVHCHDDLGLSVANSIAAIEQGARQIECTINGIGERAGNCSLEEIAMILHTRQDLLGKTTNINAQEIYRTSQLVSQLCNMPVQANKAIVGANAFSHSSGIHQDGVLKAKNTYEIITPESIGLTQNKLNLTSRSGRHVIKHRMAELGYTANDYDLEELYESFLQLADKKGQIFDYDLEALIFFNNLHEDEAHFKLDYLSVQSGSGVKATATISLISQLETTDESRTDTEAAIGNGPVDAVYKCLSRISGFDIDIADYHITAKGEGKDALGQVDIVATYEGRKFHGIGLATDIIESSALAYVHVMNNIHRANAVEQQKLKKQHQ
- the leuB gene encoding 3-isopropylmalate dehydrogenase, translating into MTVTKHNIAVLPGDGIGPEVMAEAIKVLAAVQSKFNLEFTYDFNDVGGIAIDNHGTPLPTSTLTACENSDAILFGSVGGPKWEGLPPQEQPERGALLPLRGHFKLFCNLRPAKIYAGLEKFSPLREDISSNGFDVVVVRELTGGIYFGLPKGNKGEGADETGFDTMLYSRAEVERIARIAFEAAKLRGKKVTSVDKANVLATSVLWRKVVIEIAQEYPEVELEHIYVDNAAMQLIKDPSQFDVLLCGNLFGDIISDECAMITGSMGMLPSASMNDSDFGLYEPAGGSAPDIAGKGIANPIAQILSAAMMLRYSLKQEEAAQAIEQAVSFVLEEGYATGDLHSAANAKPVQNTVQMGDLIAAKIGA
- a CDS encoding PilZ domain-containing protein encodes the protein MLKANLERRSYHRMLIDSPVQVTDEERNITAICRDLSASGMSLDISENYFSLNDSVSIFLPTGDTRVPPLQAEAKVTRIDNCGDNYQIGVEFTSLT
- the thiB gene encoding thiamine ABC transporter substrate binding subunit, producing the protein MKHTIKKLALCTALLLPSLSLQVAHAADKPVLNIYTYDSFASDWGPGPKIKTAFEAECNCELNLVALEDGVSILNRVKLEGKYTKADVLLGLDNNLMAEAVKTNLLAPHQQDTSNLSLPNEWTNKYFVPFDYGHFAFIYDSEKLANPPASLAELVERKDLSIIYQDPRTSTPGLGFMLWVKAVYGDEAPQAWQQIAAKTVTITKGWSQAYGMFLKGEADMVLSYTTSPAYHMVAEQEFKYKAAEFSEGHYQQTEVVARLKDAANPELADQFMAFVLTPAFQDVIATGNWMLPAKQAAALPSEFEQLISPAKTLEFTPEEVAQSRKSWVKEWRNAVTQ